The following are encoded together in the Plasmodium brasilianum strain Bolivian I chromosome 10, whole genome shotgun sequence genome:
- a CDS encoding hypothetical protein (conserved Plasmodium protein), producing MVLFSTMLISENASSTKNIEEKKKIENIMTVEEECIQCEINNKKKNWSNDKLVKELTQLNHDIICLNKYQHHPFKKSCQASFSFLKQGEKYYTSSEKLQKRNYRLIFENLKSSPSVQISLCGILMTIIVGLVDLKNRKFKSP from the exons atgGTGTTATTTTCTACTATGTTAATCAGTGAGAATGCAAGCAGCACAAAGAACATtgaagagaagaaaaaaattgaaaatattatgacAGTGGAAGAAGAGTGCATACAGtgtgaaataaataataaaaagaaaaactggTCTAATGATAAATTAGTAAAAGAATTAACTCAACTGAATCATGATATAATTTGCCTTAACAAATATCAACATCATCCCTTTAAGAAAAGCTGTCAAGctagtttttcttttttaaagcaAGGGGAAAAGTATTACACGTCCAGCGAAAAACT ACAAAAGAGAAACTACAggttaatttttgaaaaccTGAAGAGTTCTCCATCAGTACAAATATCGCTATGTGGAATTCTCATGACAATAATTGTTGGTTTGGTTGATTTGAAAAacagaaaatttaaaagtcCCTAG